In a single window of the Ignavibacteria bacterium genome:
- a CDS encoding outer membrane beta-barrel protein, with translation MKAINFYKISLFALILFCFTASSTSFAGDPYKRVNSKDSKPHFKEAEKLLAKRNKFFSLDADIKLGVGIANTNFELNKPDSTGQLTTTQSKVGPSIGATLSLNFFGFGFTTGFAYGNKGFESGTGQKTNLNYFNIPLLLYFDFNVGQKVRVEGNLGPYFGLLMSQDANTLYKAKNFDFGLTGELQFAYMFNKYMGVLLGGNYEYGGLNNLSNNELVKKMTTSTISIYTGLKFEL, from the coding sequence ATGAAGGCAATTAATTTTTACAAAATTTCACTGTTTGCGTTAATTTTATTTTGTTTTACTGCATCATCAACATCATTTGCCGGTGACCCGTATAAAAGGGTTAACAGCAAAGATTCAAAACCGCATTTCAAAGAAGCTGAAAAGCTTCTGGCTAAACGCAACAAGTTCTTCAGTCTTGATGCTGATATAAAGCTTGGTGTTGGCATAGCAAACACTAATTTTGAGCTTAACAAACCTGATTCAACAGGTCAGCTTACAACCACGCAATCCAAAGTTGGACCTTCTATTGGCGCGACACTTTCACTTAACTTTTTCGGATTCGGCTTCACTACCGGTTTTGCTTACGGAAACAAAGGATTTGAAAGCGGAACAGGGCAGAAAACAAACCTGAACTATTTCAATATCCCTTTATTGCTTTATTTTGATTTTAACGTTGGTCAAAAAGTAAGGGTTGAAGGTAACCTTGGACCATATTTCGGTCTTTTAATGTCTCAGGATGCCAATACTTTATACAAAGCCAAAAATTTTGATTTCGGCTTAACTGGCGAGCTTCAGTTTGCATATATGTTCAATAAATATATGGGCGTTTTACTCGGCGGAAATTATGAATACGGCGGGTTAAATAACTTAAGTAACAATGAGTTAGTGAAAAAAATGACAACTTCTACAATTAGTATTTATACAGGATTGAAGTTTGAATTGTAA
- a CDS encoding DUF4835 family protein, with protein MQKISLKLCIIIALIVTPFLPDTISSQELDATVDVDLSAINIDIRDRLSNFKNDVQNYLNRTRFTDENIVNDVRGKPYKIKCSFSFFFRSATGIDSYEAQLVVGVQRNIYRTENFTTIFRVKDETWGFNYVKGQSFYHDDLKFNNLTSFLDYYAYLIIGYDDDSWEPSLGTSRFQKAQNIVNLAIANSDGRGWVDNSSLKQSRSVYPAELLNSKYDNFRKAVWIYHFSGIDSLQYGKKTALEKIAESLEMIGKIKKTEVRSFIIKQFFEAKYMEIAATLVDYYDKSIYRKLSEYDPDHSAIYDEYSKK; from the coding sequence ATGCAAAAAATATCGTTAAAATTATGCATAATTATTGCATTAATTGTAACCCCTTTTTTACCCGATACCATTTCATCCCAGGAGCTTGATGCTACAGTAGATGTGGACCTTTCTGCCATTAATATTGATATCAGGGACAGGCTTTCTAATTTTAAAAATGATGTACAGAACTATCTGAACCGTACCAGGTTTACAGATGAGAATATTGTTAACGATGTAAGAGGAAAGCCGTATAAGATAAAATGCAGCTTCTCGTTCTTTTTCAGGTCTGCAACAGGTATTGATAGCTACGAAGCCCAGCTTGTTGTGGGAGTTCAGAGGAATATTTACCGCACTGAGAATTTTACAACTATATTCAGGGTAAAAGATGAAACATGGGGCTTTAACTACGTAAAAGGGCAGAGCTTTTACCACGATGACCTTAAGTTCAATAACCTCACCAGCTTTCTGGATTATTATGCTTACCTGATAATAGGGTATGATGATGATTCATGGGAGCCTTCACTTGGTACATCAAGGTTCCAGAAAGCACAGAACATTGTAAACCTGGCTATTGCCAACAGCGATGGCAGGGGATGGGTAGATAACTCAAGCTTAAAACAATCACGAAGTGTTTATCCTGCTGAACTTCTCAATTCTAAATATGATAATTTCCGCAAGGCTGTCTGGATATATCATTTTTCAGGTATAGATTCTTTGCAGTACGGTAAAAAAACCGCTCTAGAAAAAATCGCGGAATCACTTGAAATGATAGGGAAGATCAAAAAAACCGAGGTCAGATCATTTATCATAAAGCAGTTCTTTGAAGCAAAGTATATGGAAATTGCTGCAACCCTTGTTGATTATTATGATAAATCAATTTACAGGAAGCTCTCAGAGTATGACCCTGACCATTCTGCAATTTATGATGAGTATTCCAAAAAATAG
- a CDS encoding nucleotidyltransferase codes for MSELLLEKISDALNKKGLEYIVIGGYAVLVYGYARFTNDIDLLLGSDISKLNLVDDICNEIELTRLKDDEFAKKTNVVPVYDPKTNFRADFIFSFTDFEREAVSRAVTFTKNGVTLKFASVEDLIIMKLYASRATDIEDIKKLLLLNENIDKIYILNWLGKFDEEPELGLTEKFSSILESIK; via the coding sequence ATGTCTGAACTACTTCTGGAAAAGATTTCTGATGCTTTAAATAAAAAAGGGTTAGAATATATCGTAATAGGTGGATATGCTGTGCTGGTATACGGATATGCCAGGTTTACAAATGATATTGATCTTCTGCTCGGTTCAGATATTTCAAAGCTCAATTTAGTTGATGATATATGTAATGAAATTGAGCTTACACGATTGAAAGATGATGAGTTCGCAAAAAAAACAAATGTTGTTCCTGTGTATGATCCTAAAACTAATTTCAGGGCTGACTTTATTTTTAGCTTTACAGATTTCGAAAGAGAAGCGGTTTCAAGAGCTGTAACATTTACAAAGAATGGGGTAACTCTTAAATTTGCTTCAGTTGAAGACCTGATAATAATGAAATTGTATGCTTCAAGGGCTACAGATATTGAAGATATTAAAAAACTGCTGTTGTTAAATGAGAATATTGATAAAATTTATATTCTTAATTGGCTCGGAAAATTTGATGAAGAACCTGAACTTGGTTTAACAGAAAAATTCAGCTCAATTTTAGAATCAATTAAATAA
- a CDS encoding DUF1801 domain-containing protein: MREKFNTVAEYMRSLQPEVRKTLRAVRKNILSSAKGLEESISYGIPAYKLDGKAVVFIAGFKNHCSLYPMTKDLVKQLGNKLDKFKIKGSTLQYETGKPLPEELVKLIVKERIKLMKFMPR, encoded by the coding sequence ATGAGAGAAAAGTTCAATACAGTTGCTGAATATATGAGATCACTGCAGCCTGAGGTGCGAAAAACACTTCGGGCTGTCAGAAAAAACATATTGAGCTCAGCAAAAGGACTCGAAGAATCGATAAGCTACGGGATCCCTGCATATAAGCTGGATGGCAAAGCTGTTGTATTCATTGCCGGGTTTAAAAATCACTGCTCTTTATACCCCATGACAAAAGACCTGGTAAAACAGTTGGGAAACAAGCTTGATAAGTTTAAAATTAAGGGTTCAACCCTGCAATATGAAACAGGTAAACCGCTGCCTGAGGAGCTGGTTAAATTAATTGTTAAAGAAAGAATTAAGCTTATGAAGTTTATGCCCCGTTAG
- a CDS encoding SRPBCC domain-containing protein, which yields MEKLNYSIKINAPREKVYKNMLDDKTYRQWTEPFCPGSYAETDWKKGSKALFLGPDQEGKYSGMVSRIAENIPNEYVSIEHLGVVNNGVEDTESDAVKAWKGAMENYTFREADGGTEVLVDMDTDENYSKMFNEMWPKALQKLKEISEA from the coding sequence ATGGAAAAACTCAATTATTCAATTAAAATAAATGCTCCGCGTGAAAAAGTTTATAAAAATATGCTGGATGATAAAACTTACAGGCAGTGGACAGAACCGTTTTGTCCGGGATCATATGCTGAAACGGACTGGAAAAAAGGAAGCAAAGCGTTATTCCTTGGACCCGACCAGGAAGGCAAGTACAGCGGAATGGTAAGCAGGATTGCGGAAAATATCCCGAATGAATATGTTTCAATTGAACACCTGGGTGTTGTTAACAATGGTGTTGAAGATACTGAAAGCGATGCGGTGAAAGCCTGGAAGGGAGCTATGGAAAATTATACATTCAGAGAAGCTGATGGCGGAACAGAAGTGCTTGTAGATATGGATACAGATGAAAACTATTCCAAGATGTTCAATGAAATGTGGCCGAAGGCTTTGCAGAAATTAAAAGAGATCTCTGAAGCTTAA
- a CDS encoding DinB family protein: METKPKSLKMAPFIFLYDLHTQLYPNVITGITPEDAHKRLDSKANHAAWIAGSLLQQRVEMINNLGGKASQAAEELFNNFQGIKDDVKYPELESYNKDWQKVSGPLRELLMVLTDEKLESIHKEPDMPEMDMPVFEMIAYSIHRESYLIGQIGLWRRLLGYPAMKYPGM, encoded by the coding sequence ATGGAAACAAAACCAAAAAGTTTAAAAATGGCGCCTTTCATTTTTCTGTATGACCTTCACACTCAGCTTTACCCGAATGTGATAACAGGAATAACACCGGAGGATGCGCATAAAAGGCTGGATTCAAAAGCCAACCATGCCGCATGGATAGCGGGAAGCCTGCTTCAGCAGAGAGTTGAAATGATAAATAACCTGGGAGGTAAAGCCTCGCAGGCTGCAGAAGAGCTTTTCAATAACTTCCAGGGAATTAAAGATGATGTTAAATATCCTGAGCTTGAATCTTATAACAAAGATTGGCAAAAGGTATCAGGCCCGCTTAGAGAGCTTCTTATGGTGCTGACCGATGAAAAGCTTGAGAGCATTCACAAAGAGCCGGATATGCCTGAAATGGATATGCCAGTTTTTGAAATGATAGCATATTCAATTCACAGAGAATCATATTTAATCGGGCAAATCGGTTTGTGGAGAAGGCTCCTTGGATACCCGGCAATGAAATATCCCGGAATGTAA
- a CDS encoding dihydrofolate reductase family protein — protein MKRLILQVQMSIDGFVSGPNGELDWMTWNWDDKLKDFVTGLNEPVDTILLGKNMTDGFIEHWKKVKENKDNPEHWAGVKFTDTPKVVFTKTLSESKWENTTLAKGELKDEVNRLKSQPGSSLMVYGGAGFVSSLIKEDLIDDYYLFINPTALGNGKRIFDDITSKMQLKLEDSVKYECGIVVNHYVK, from the coding sequence ATGAAAAGACTGATATTACAGGTCCAGATGTCAATTGACGGTTTCGTCTCAGGTCCAAACGGTGAGCTTGACTGGATGACATGGAACTGGGATGATAAGCTGAAAGATTTCGTTACCGGACTTAATGAACCGGTCGATACAATTCTGCTTGGCAAAAACATGACTGACGGCTTTATTGAACACTGGAAAAAAGTAAAGGAAAATAAAGATAACCCTGAACACTGGGCTGGAGTAAAATTCACAGATACTCCCAAGGTTGTATTCACTAAAACCTTAAGTGAATCAAAATGGGAAAATACAACCCTTGCCAAAGGTGAGCTTAAAGATGAGGTTAACAGGTTAAAGTCTCAGCCGGGAAGCAGTTTGATGGTTTACGGCGGAGCTGGATTTGTATCCTCGCTTATTAAGGAAGATCTTATTGATGACTATTACCTTTTTATAAATCCAACAGCTCTTGGCAATGGTAAAAGAATATTTGATGATATTACTAGCAAGATGCAGCTTAAGCTTGAAGATTCCGTAAAATATGAATGCGGAATAGTAGTTAATCATTATGTTAAATAA
- a CDS encoding VOC family protein, translating to MYPVVHFELPCDDRDRMSDFYSKAFGWEAQKLGPEMGNYTIVKTAETDEKGFPAQKGIINGGLFQRMKDAQYPTVVIAVEDIRASMKDVENAGGKIIGGGFKAGEPDDIPGVGLYIAFSDSEGNRIGMLQPKGM from the coding sequence ATGTATCCGGTAGTACACTTTGAATTACCCTGTGATGACAGGGACAGAATGTCAGATTTTTATTCAAAAGCATTTGGCTGGGAAGCGCAGAAACTTGGACCCGAAATGGGGAATTATACTATAGTAAAGACTGCTGAAACCGATGAAAAGGGCTTTCCAGCTCAAAAAGGCATAATTAACGGCGGCCTTTTCCAAAGAATGAAAGATGCGCAGTATCCAACTGTGGTTATAGCAGTTGAGGATATTCGTGCTTCAATGAAGGATGTTGAAAATGCTGGAGGCAAGATCATTGGCGGCGGGTTTAAAGCAGGTGAGCCGGATGATATCCCGGGTGTCGGACTTTATATTGCATTTTCAGATTCCGAAGGCAACAGGATCGGAATGCTTCAGCCAAAAGGTATGTAA
- a CDS encoding VOC family protein, with amino-acid sequence MKKVKPCLWFNYNADEALEYYQKVFKNFEITNVTKYGPNQGGPEGATLTADFRIEDEEFMALNGGPHFQFNEAVSLMVFCEDQQEVDRYWKMLTDGGMESQCGWLKDKFGLSWQIVPKRFIELLKSPDKEKKDKMMAAMMKMRKLDIIELENAMIS; translated from the coding sequence ATGAAAAAAGTAAAACCCTGCCTTTGGTTCAACTATAATGCTGATGAAGCATTGGAATATTACCAAAAGGTATTTAAAAATTTTGAAATTACTAATGTAACAAAATACGGTCCTAACCAGGGGGGACCCGAAGGAGCAACTTTAACCGCTGATTTCAGAATAGAAGATGAAGAGTTTATGGCTCTAAACGGCGGTCCGCATTTCCAGTTTAACGAAGCTGTATCACTCATGGTGTTCTGTGAAGATCAGCAGGAAGTTGACAGGTACTGGAAGATGCTCACAGATGGCGGAATGGAAAGCCAGTGCGGATGGCTTAAAGACAAATTCGGCTTATCATGGCAAATTGTGCCTAAAAGATTTATAGAGCTGCTTAAATCACCTGATAAGGAGAAAAAAGATAAAATGATGGCGGCAATGATGAAGATGAGAAAGCTCGATATAATTGAACTTGAAAATGCGATGATCAGTTAG
- a CDS encoding glyoxalase/bleomycin resistance/extradiol dioxygenase family protein, translating to MAKEIFVNLPVKELNRSIEFFTKLGFTFNPKFTDEHATCMIIGENFYSMLITESMFKTFTKKPISDASKATEVITCISVNSRDEVNTMLEAAIAAGGVEYTEPKDYGWMYYRAFEDLDKHQWEIMYGDESQFPQENK from the coding sequence ATGGCTAAAGAGATATTCGTAAATTTACCTGTTAAGGAACTCAACAGATCAATTGAATTTTTTACAAAACTTGGATTCACTTTTAATCCTAAGTTCACAGATGAGCACGCAACCTGCATGATAATAGGCGAGAATTTTTATTCGATGCTTATAACCGAATCAATGTTTAAGACCTTTACTAAAAAGCCAATTTCGGATGCATCCAAAGCTACAGAGGTAATAACCTGCATAAGCGTTAACAGCAGGGATGAAGTGAATACGATGCTTGAGGCAGCAATTGCTGCAGGAGGAGTTGAATATACTGAACCCAAGGATTATGGCTGGATGTATTACAGGGCTTTTGAAGATCTTGATAAACACCAATGGGAAATAATGTATGGCGATGAAAGCCAGTTCCCGCAGGAAAATAAATAA
- a CDS encoding MmcQ/YjbR family DNA-binding protein, translating into MIKTETFREIALSLPEAVEMPHFDKTSFRVKGKIFATLNTERNLATIKLTEIDQNVFSLVNPGVIFPVPNKWGKHGWTHIELKKVKKNTLVDALTTSYFGAAKPMSNEQ; encoded by the coding sequence ATGATCAAAACAGAAACATTCCGTGAGATCGCATTATCTCTGCCTGAGGCAGTTGAAATGCCGCACTTTGATAAAACTTCATTCAGGGTTAAAGGAAAAATTTTTGCAACACTTAATACTGAGCGTAATCTTGCTACAATCAAGCTTACAGAAATTGACCAGAATGTTTTTTCACTCGTCAATCCGGGTGTGATATTTCCTGTACCCAATAAATGGGGAAAACACGGGTGGACTCATATCGAGCTGAAGAAAGTAAAAAAGAATACGCTGGTTGATGCGCTTACAACATCATACTTCGGAGCAGCAAAACCAATGAGCAATGAACAATGA
- a CDS encoding transcriptional regulator: MEKKKIENDIRTICIKAVRFPGGVKEAHEKLHALPGEEKRRFFGISWMGKNNEIIYYAAADELSAEEAITYGCETFTIKKGDYCGIMLKDWCKTPELVGITFQELLKEPGLDPHGYCLEIYHGDTDMECLVKLKS, encoded by the coding sequence ATGGAAAAGAAAAAAATTGAAAACGATATCAGGACAATTTGTATCAAAGCAGTACGCTTCCCCGGGGGAGTAAAAGAAGCTCATGAAAAATTACATGCTTTGCCCGGAGAAGAAAAAAGGAGATTTTTTGGTATTTCATGGATGGGAAAAAATAATGAAATTATATATTATGCAGCAGCAGATGAACTATCTGCTGAAGAAGCAATTACATACGGCTGCGAAACCTTTACAATTAAAAAAGGGGATTATTGCGGGATAATGCTCAAAGACTGGTGCAAAACACCGGAACTTGTTGGTATTACTTTTCAGGAACTGCTGAAAGAGCCTGGACTCGATCCACACGGCTATTGCCTTGAAATATATCACGGCGATACTGATATGGAGTGCCTGGTAAAACTTAAGAGCTAA